The Haloplanus sp. CK5-1 genome contains a region encoding:
- a CDS encoding thrombospondin type 3 repeat-containing protein — protein MSWTREQRITAVAIVVLVVAVPALWQIGDVRAAQTTEEKQSDLVDRTVSTRQAPADYDGDGINDSADECPTRPETTNGFQDSDGCPDVVETTGAS, from the coding sequence ATGTCTTGGACACGTGAGCAACGAATCACCGCCGTGGCCATCGTCGTCTTAGTGGTGGCCGTCCCTGCCCTCTGGCAGATCGGGGACGTGCGTGCCGCCCAGACGACCGAAGAGAAGCAAAGCGACCTCGTCGATCGGACCGTGTCGACGAGACAGGCACCAGCCGATTACGATGGGGACGGCATCAACGACTCCGCCGACGAGTGTCCGACACGACCGGAAACGACGAACGGATTCCAGGACTCGGATGGCTGTCCGGACGTCGTCGAAACGACGGGGGCATCGTAA
- a CDS encoding ribonuclease H-like domain-containing protein, protein MRIENSFIPVRGVGETTERRLWEAGITHWEEFDGSVSAVGPTTADRIQEFVDVATDHLRRQDARFFDDSFPSGERWRLYENFRDDALFFDIETTGLDSARHDVTTVSVHRGGDTETLIRSDDLDARRLRDRFADAPLIVSFNGARFDVPFLEDAFDLEVTAPHLDLMYPCRRLDLTGGLKAIEEEVGIGRDRPDLAGEDAVRLWREYERGDEAALDTLVSYNREDTENLRTLADVVTDRLHEACCPPNATF, encoded by the coding sequence GTGCGCATCGAGAACAGCTTCATCCCGGTCCGCGGCGTCGGCGAGACGACCGAGCGCCGCCTCTGGGAGGCCGGAATCACCCACTGGGAGGAGTTCGACGGCTCCGTCTCCGCCGTCGGTCCGACGACCGCCGACCGCATCCAGGAGTTCGTCGACGTGGCGACCGACCACCTCCGTCGGCAGGACGCCCGCTTTTTCGACGACTCCTTCCCCTCGGGCGAGCGCTGGCGACTCTACGAGAACTTCCGCGACGACGCGCTCTTCTTCGACATCGAGACCACCGGCCTCGATTCCGCCCGCCACGACGTGACGACGGTGAGCGTCCACCGCGGCGGCGACACCGAGACGCTGATCCGTAGTGACGACCTCGACGCTCGCCGACTCCGCGACCGCTTCGCGGACGCCCCCCTGATCGTCTCGTTCAACGGCGCGCGCTTCGACGTCCCCTTCCTCGAGGACGCCTTCGACCTCGAGGTGACCGCGCCCCACCTCGATCTGATGTACCCCTGCCGTCGCCTCGACCTGACCGGCGGTCTCAAGGCCATCGAGGAGGAGGTGGGGATCGGCCGCGACCGCCCCGACCTCGCCGGCGAGGACGCCGTCCGCCTCTGGCGCGAGTACGAACGCGGCGACGAGGCCGCACTCGACACGCTCGTCTCGTACAACCGCGAGGACACCGAGAACCTCCGGACCTTGGCTGACGTGGTCACCGACCGTCTCCACGAGGCGTGCTGTCCTCCCAACGCGACGTTTTAG
- a CDS encoding FAD:protein FMN transferase, which translates to MRGSLASVTERFGDAHREFGCCDTTFRIQATGIRADAAATAARETAESLEAQLNAFDEASAASRLNREGEVANEHVARIVRRGLEYNDRTGGVFDIHQGRVEHDLKTFSRGDSETPPTAFDTGTVRVSGSHVTTDVELDLNGLAKGYIVDRASEAITGLGRRGFVSGGGDMSPPTGPIAIESPYGDDTPLKILDTDWYVATSGGYRRSRDGTDHVYDPTTESLGSRHESVTVVARRDCMEADALATTLAALPLVEARDVAAEWERLEALIVHDGVFHTTEGFDTHVLDT; encoded by the coding sequence ATGAGGGGATCGCTCGCCTCGGTCACCGAACGGTTCGGAGACGCCCACCGCGAGTTCGGGTGTTGTGATACGACGTTTCGGATCCAGGCGACGGGCATCCGGGCCGACGCTGCGGCGACTGCGGCTCGAGAAACAGCGGAGTCACTCGAAGCGCAACTGAACGCCTTCGATGAGGCCAGTGCCGCCAGCCGGCTCAACCGCGAAGGCGAGGTCGCGAACGAACACGTCGCCCGTATCGTCCGGCGTGGGCTCGAATACAACGACCGGACCGGAGGGGTGTTCGATATTCACCAGGGCCGCGTCGAACACGACCTCAAAACGTTCTCGCGTGGTGACAGTGAAACACCACCGACGGCGTTCGATACCGGAACCGTCCGAGTCAGCGGATCGCACGTCACAACCGACGTCGAACTCGACCTCAACGGTCTCGCGAAAGGGTACATCGTCGACCGGGCCAGCGAGGCAATCACCGGTCTCGGTCGGCGCGGGTTCGTCAGTGGGGGTGGAGATATGTCTCCACCGACGGGCCCGATCGCTATCGAGAGCCCGTACGGTGACGACACACCGCTGAAGATCCTAGACACGGACTGGTACGTCGCGACGTCCGGTGGATACCGACGCTCGCGAGACGGCACTGACCACGTCTACGATCCGACCACCGAGTCGCTCGGCTCCCGTCACGAGTCCGTCACCGTCGTGGCGCGCCGGGACTGTATGGAAGCCGACGCCTTGGCGACGACGCTTGCGGCGCTCCCACTTGTCGAGGCACGCGACGTAGCAGCGGAGTGGGAGAGACTGGAGGCACTCATCGTCCACGACGGCGTCTTTCATACGACGGAGGGGTTCGACACACATGTCTTGGACACGTGA
- a CDS encoding metalloregulator ArsR/SmtB family transcription factor yields the protein MSDRDLELASRRTIYQQIADTPGVHSRALLDDLEYAQGTVQYQLRWLGDEGLIDVSDDGKYTRYYPAAEFDEADRTVMNALRREYSRRILAHLLTDGPLSTAELSDRLDKAKSTVPWHLSKLAEADLVTKERDGRSVVYEVSDPDRVEYLYTIHRRSFTDKIVDRILDLWDSY from the coding sequence ATGTCGGATCGTGATCTCGAACTGGCCTCACGACGGACGATCTACCAACAGATAGCCGACACGCCGGGAGTCCACTCTCGTGCGCTCCTCGACGATCTCGAGTACGCGCAGGGAACGGTCCAGTATCAGCTCCGGTGGCTCGGCGACGAGGGTTTGATCGACGTTTCGGACGACGGCAAGTACACGCGGTACTATCCGGCTGCCGAGTTCGACGAAGCCGATCGGACAGTGATGAACGCCCTGCGACGGGAGTACAGTCGCCGCATCCTCGCACACCTTCTCACGGACGGCCCGCTCTCGACGGCCGAGCTAAGCGACCGTCTGGACAAGGCCAAATCGACCGTTCCGTGGCACCTCTCGAAACTCGCCGAGGCCGACCTCGTCACGAAAGAGCGCGACGGCCGGAGTGTCGTCTACGAGGTCAGCGATCCCGACCGGGTCGAATACCTCTACACGATTCACCGGCGCTCGTTCACTGACAAAATCGTCGACCGTATCCTGGATCTCTGGGACAGTTACTAG
- a CDS encoding DUF5800 family protein, translated as MTTLAFDEDGVDVVYEGTEFRLEKALIEDAIEKSYPDVTDHEVLQMVEEDPTLGNEPRRIGDILR; from the coding sequence ATGACAACGCTCGCTTTCGACGAGGACGGCGTCGACGTCGTCTACGAGGGGACGGAGTTCAGACTGGAGAAGGCCCTGATCGAGGACGCGATAGAGAAGTCCTACCCCGACGTGACCGACCACGAGGTGTTACAGATGGTCGAGGAGGACCCGACCCTCGGCAACGAACCGCGGCGGATCGGCGATATCCTGCGGTAG
- a CDS encoding dolichyl-phosphate hexose transferase: MGEYTFDDVAVVMGTYNEEAAIGSVLADIERVTDGRAEMVCVDGSDDRTPEIARGMGARVIEQEPQGYGVAVREAVLASDRPVVVTTDCDDTYPMERLPDFLDRINEGYDVVSGDRITPGPETMPPLNRLGNRLFAALASLLLGRRLHDVTTGMRAYRRDLLHRIEWTENTGLSAELLMRPVARDYRVTETTIDYDERAGETKLDPFRGGAAIAKSILRVGIEERLGRTNSGSEATTEGVEASRSD, encoded by the coding sequence ATGGGAGAGTACACCTTCGACGACGTCGCCGTCGTCATGGGGACGTACAACGAGGAAGCAGCGATCGGGAGCGTGCTGGCCGACATCGAGCGCGTGACCGACGGGCGGGCCGAGATGGTCTGTGTCGACGGATCGGACGATCGAACGCCCGAGATCGCCCGCGGCATGGGTGCGCGCGTGATCGAACAGGAGCCACAGGGGTACGGCGTCGCAGTGCGCGAGGCAGTACTCGCGTCCGACCGTCCGGTGGTCGTCACGACCGACTGCGACGACACCTACCCGATGGAGCGTCTGCCCGACTTCCTCGACCGGATCAACGAGGGGTACGACGTCGTGAGCGGCGACCGCATCACGCCCGGTCCGGAGACGATGCCGCCACTCAACCGGCTGGGTAACCGACTCTTCGCGGCGCTGGCCAGCCTCCTGCTCGGCCGACGCCTCCACGACGTTACCACGGGCATGCGCGCCTACCGCCGTGACCTCCTCCACCGGATCGAATGGACCGAGAACACCGGTCTGTCGGCCGAACTTCTGATGCGGCCGGTCGCCCGCGACTACCGCGTCACCGAGACGACCATCGACTACGACGAGCGCGCCGGCGAGACGAAACTCGACCCCTTCCGGGGTGGGGCCGCCATCGCCAAGTCCATCCTCCGGGTCGGTATCGAGGAACGCCTCGGTCGGACCAACAGCGGGTCGGAGGCGACGACCGAGGGTGTCGAGGCGTCGCGGAGCGACTGA